The Musa acuminata AAA Group cultivar baxijiao chromosome BXJ2-2, Cavendish_Baxijiao_AAA, whole genome shotgun sequence genome contains the following window.
CATCTTACTACTTCACCACCAGAAGCACTTAGATTTTCATGCACCAAATTTTGTACAAGAAAGGATTTTGTAGTATATTTCTGGCACAAATGCTTTGTATATAGTCCACCACCAGTTACATTGTTGCATAAATAAGTGTTACTAGTCGCTTCCCCTCATCGAAGGAAATGCACTATGGACCCCTGTTACCACATTAAACAATTATACAAAATTATTGAATCTACTTATTCCATGGAAGACCTATTTGTGAAATACTCCGATTTAATAAATGAAACCCATTTTAGGGCATAAAGAGATTTATGCAATTgatcatgacttatttttaaataTGCATCTCATTTTTTTGTATGTCCTGGTTAGAATTGGACATGCGTGCccttttaattaataaatttaactTTGAGCTAGCTATCCTGATCTGTGCATAGTTCATAATTATTCATCACACCCATCGAAATTaacaaaattttaagttatatgaTGATTGGGAGATTCTGGTGGATGATCAGTTTTGGCTAAATGCTATTTCTTTATCAGGCAGCAAAGCGGCTTCTTCTAAGCCAAGGGGAGCTCAAACAGCAGCTCAATGATTTCCGGAAGGATCCTGGCATTTCAAGTAAACATTTCTCATTGCAATGTTGATTTTGCAGCATCATTGCTGAACTGTTTTTGTACTCAGTAATGGATAGTTGTTCACCATTTGTTGGAAGAACAAATATAGTTTGGCATGACCACATAATACCACAATAACATCAGAAGGTCCAAAATGGTTGGCTAGGATTTTTTCCTGCTTTTGAGCCATGTTGGATGGTAATATTACAAGTCAAACTAAGATCCATAACTGGTtcatatattaatataataaaaccAGCATTTGGAAGAACAGTATATTTACATGAATCTTTTCTCTGTACATGATACATGCagctcttttttgtttttgtggatTGAATTACTTATCATcataattgaaatatattttgTGTCATTCTACTTAGCTTGGCTTGAAGATGCAGCTCTCTTTGCTGCAATTGATCACAATGTTAATGCATTTTCCTGGAATGAATGGCCCAATCCTTTAAAAAATCGCCACCTTGGAGCTTTGGAAGATGTGTACCGAAAGCATGAGGACTTTGTAAGTACCTTGTGATTCTATAGCCAGTTAAAAACAACCAAAATTAATTTTCCATTATGTCATCTGAGGAGTATGTTCTTCATCATGCAGATAGACATATTTGTTGCTCAACAATTCTTGTTCCAAAGACAATGGCAAAAGGTTCGTCAGCATGCACGAAAATTGGGAATTAAGATAATTGGTGACATGCCTATTTATGTGGGTTATCATAGTGCTGATGTTTGGGCTAATAGAAAATCATTCTTGCTGGTATGTTCCATTAACATGGTCAAGTGATCAGACTGGCTAAGGTGCTCGTCTTTACTACTCATTTTCTCTCTGCTTCAGGACAGAAGTGGTTTTCCGATTCTTGTAAGTGGTGTGCCACCTGATGCCTTCAGTGAAACAGGACAACTGTGGGGCAGGTTAATATTCCATGACAGACTGATTCTTTCGATATTTATATCCTCTCAGAGTAGTTCCTGACTTCTTTGATAATGAAATTGATTTGTCATTTATTTGATGGACATGAGTCTTTTTACACGACATGCACATCAAATTCGTTCAAGAATATATCTTCTTATCTAatccctttttcttctttctttgtatTGCCTCCCTGCATTCAGTTCACTGACCAAATATTTTTAGCTTACACTACTTTAGAGTTTAGAGTATCTAATTACATTGAGAATGTTCTTTTATATCCATGCTTTTGATAGTtattgagatttgagagatttttAGTAATATattgctttctctctctctcttttttttttttctttttttttgcttcgAGATCCTATCCTGTTCATTTTAAGCTTAAGAATGGATTAGGATAGATATTATGATCCACCATGCTGTTATGTATTATACCATGCCAATATTGATTTAGAAGAATATATGTCATGCATAGATGATTTATCCAATATCAATTTTCAATGACATAACTGCTCTTAAAAGAACTGGCAGAGGTGGGATTCGATGTCTTATGTGCTTATTAAGATGCAGTTAATTTGAGGGTTTTGTCTTGATTAGTGGAACGTTGAACAAGGACCACCACAGGAGCTTACTTAATTTTGCTTTCTATTCGTTACTTTATTGAAGCAAAAATATAGTGTATACACTAATTCTTTTGGATTCTCTATCTACATGACAGCCCTTTATATGATTGGAGAGCTATGGAGGAGAATGGTTTTGCATGGTGGATAAAAAGAATCAACCGTGCACTTGATCTCTATGATGAATTTCGGATAGATCATTTTCGAGGATTTTCTGGCTTTTGGGCTGTCCCTTCTGGTAGGTCTAGTTAGTTGATGACTATTATTTCCTCACCATGTTAAGGAAAATGTGGATTGCTAAGCATAAATTTAGATAGATTGTCTCACTAGAACATTTCTTGATGACTTATTCAAATTTGTAAATATGCAGAATCTAAAGTGGCAATGTGTGGAAGATGGAAAGTAAGCACAGATTTAATAGGTTACATGCCTTTCTTGCTAGAACACTAATTGATAGTGTACGTCTTATTTGGTTGACAGTAGGCTGGACCAGGAAAAGCTTTTTTTGATGCTGTCTTCGAAGCTGTTGGGGACATTGATATAATTGCTGAGGACTTGGTATGCCTCACCATGTCACAATAACACATGAGATTCATATCATCTTATCTTTCTGTGTATCACATGTGATTTTAAAGTTTCTTTGTAATTTTATCCATGATACATACTTCTAATTCTAGGGAGTAATAACGGAGGATGTTGTTCAACTAAGGAAAGATATTGATGCTCCTGGAATGGCAATTCTCCAATTTGGTATACAATAATCTCTCCTTGCTTGTAGGGCACATGATCTTCCCTTTTGCTTCCTCCAAATCAGCTAAGGAAACATACTTTGTTATGCAGTATGATTCTAGTCAGATAGTTAAATGTTATTTTTTTCATCTGCTGTTGGTTGGCCAGGTTTTGGAAGTGATGCAGACAACCCGCACTTGCCTCATAATCATGAACCGCAGCAAGTTGTATATACTGGAACTCATGATAATGATACAGTGAGACTCCAATTTTGTTTTCTGCATTTTGTGTCTGTGAACAAGAACATTTTATCTATAAACCTGCCATTTGCCTCGATATTTCTCAAAACATCCATTCGAAAATTTGTCTTTAAATTTCATTGTTTATCCTATGAATGTTCCAGGTCCTCGGTTGGTGGGGAAACTTGGGGGAGGAGGAGAAGTATACTGTAAGCACTTTTCAGTCTCTTGCTGCATCAAACCATGGATTGGACCACCATTCTCTAGTTTTGTTATTTGTGATGTCTTGATGCTTTTTCATACAGGTCCAGAAGTACCTTTCGTTTGCCGAGGGCACTGGCATCTCGTGGTCTCTGATTCAGTGTGCCATGTCTTCGGTTGCCCGGACTGCTATTGTACCGATGCCAGACATTCTCGGTCTGGGAAGTTCTGCTAGGATGAACATTCCGGCAACACAGGTGAATCAGCTTATATTGAGTTCTTTGTTGCAGAATAGTTGCACAAAGTTTCTTCGGTAAATTCATCTTTTCCTCTTCATCATGACATTTCTGAAATGGTTAAAGCTTTAATTGACTAATCACTCTAGTTTAAACAAAATACAGGACACCATTAGTTCATTTCTTTTGACATCAAGGTGTCGCACCATTCTGCATCCTTTTGCAGCTAGGGAACTGGAAATGGAGGATTCCCAGCTCGATGAGTTTTGACAACCTAAAGCCCGAAGCAGAAAAACTGAAGGGCTTAATCGCAATGTACAACCGCCTGTGATGCTATGATGATCGCATCTAATCAACcttattcccctgtatcgtcgttTCATCTGTCTGAGGCTTTTCGTGTTTCCAGTTTGCTCTTAGCTACTGGACGTTGAGTTCTACCTGCTGTATCAAATTACGTTCACTAAGACTATGCTTACGTTCACTAAGTATGCGTCGGACTGTAAGCTTGGTGGCGGTTATCTTATCTGATCCAGGAAGTCGGTGTTTGGTGTGTGTTCATGAGCTGGGAGGCAAAATGCCATTCCTACTTTCCATCTGTACTTTAACGAGTGATGCAGGTGTTCATATGCTTCTGAATCATCAGGTACATCCGAGAAGTGAGACTAATCAAGAACGACCAAGGATTCATCATATGCATGCACATCAAGTGTTCGATCTTATGCTCTCACGTCCTAACACTGTAAGATGCAGATGACCAACCGCTGGAGAGCTTAACCACGGGCGAAAAACATCGCTTTCGAATCTTATCTTCTGTGGTTCCTTTTCTTATGCTGGTTTTTGTTTGCCTCTTATCTGCTCACTGTATGTTTCGTGCATTCTAGAGGATGAACAGCTGTGGGTCTAAGATAAACATCGAAGGAAGAATAAAGGAGAACTGGAAAGCAAGATATCTTGCCCCACAGCAGAATCTGACGCAACTTGAAGACTCCTGGATGTCTCTCTATCCTTATattgtgctgctgctgctgcttcctctCTCTATCGTACTAATCACTCTTTGGTCTAGTTTGGAGTCACTGGTTGCAGCGTCGGGATGGCGTGCCAGAGGAACGTGGGGATGGCGGTGGACTTCTCTGCATGCAGCAAGGCGGCACTGAGATGGGCTTCAGACAACTTCGTGAGAGGAGGTGATCGGGTCGTCCTCCTCCATGTCAACTCCTGCTTCCAGAATGAGCAAGGAATGGCTCACCTGTGGCAGCGTGCTGGTTCACGTATGCCTTCTCCATCTTCTCCCAAACTAGTATCGCATGCATGACGCCAAGAACACGAGCGTCGAAGCGCCTTTTCTATCTATCGCATCCAGACAAGAGATGCGGGTCAGGGACATAAGGTAATCTGACAGTGCCTTCCATCCTTGCAGCCTTTATTCCCTTGGATGAATTCGCAGATCCCCTTATCGGCAAGCAATACGGCGTCACACCCGACTCGGAAACGCTCGAGATCCTTCGCCACATGGCCAACCAGAGAGGGGTaagcttcgtcttcttcttctctctctctctctctctctggtgctTCATGTATATTAATTATGCTTTGTTCTGTTCATCGCAGGTTGAAGTCGTCGCGAAGATATACTACGGTGACCCGAAGGCGTTGCTCTGCGAAGCCATCGACAAGATCCCACTGCACTGTCTCGTCGTCGGAAGCAGAGGACTCAGCAAGCTGAAACGGTGAACTTGCTCggtcattatttcatttcatctaatTATCCAAAATAATGCAAATTAGCATGTTTTTGAGGCACGACCTGTTCTCGTGTCCTCGCAGGGCGCTCTTGGGGAGCGTAAGCAGCTATGTAGTGAGCAATTCTGCGTGCCCCGTGACTGTTGTCAAGCAGTAGATCCAACTTCTTACAAAAAGACACTACAGATTAGCATCACCGTTATGGGTTGTAATAATCATGTTTGGTGTACTGTTTCAGCCTCGATACAGCTTTGGGGTTTGGTAATTGCTAATTACCTTCGATTTGGTCTCTGTGTTTCTCCATGATGTATGATAGGCTTCCACGTAATGGCATAACCAAACTTTTGGTTCTCTtgttacattattattattattattatcattattattgttattattattgttattgttattgttattgttattgttattattattattattattattattattattattattattattattattgttatttggtTCGAATTCGTTTGAGATTACATGTCTGAATTATTCGTGCTTGGTTTGTTGATTCATTCCTGGTCGTCGGATACGAATATTAGCTCTCCTTCGCGAGTTTTACAGCAGGATGGCACTTTGATCGATTCCGTACTTGTCGAGGATGACGAGTTGCTTGGCGGCACGCTTACCGCACGGCGACAGTTGTCACATTATTTTGCTATACATCCGTCAAATTACGAATTCTTATTCCCAACGGCGGTGATGGGACTCAAAAATCTAGCAAGAAAGACACAAGTGTGGGTACGGAGACTTGCCCGTGCTCTTACCGCGCACCAGGCGTGCGTCAAGGAGGTCCAAAATTCTAAGATGGCAGTAAAATGGCACGAATGTCGGTCTCGTCTCGTCACCACAGGTGACCAGAATCTTCTGGTGCACTTACCGCACACCAAAAGGTTGTCAAAGCGCtccaaaaaaatccaaaattGTCCCAAATCGTCCAAATCTCGGTTTCTTATTCTCGCCGAAGGTGAGCAGAACCAGGACAAGGGGGTCGTCCCACCGGATCGTCCAAAATTTTCGGTGTCTTATTCTCACCCACAGTCCATAAAAGCCAGTCGTCTCTCCTCTGGGACAACTCAGTCCGGTGGGTCCCATGGGACCCACTTTTCCCCAATGACGACGCAGGTACGCgaaataactctctctctctctctctctcgcttactGTGGTTAGAGATGTTCATCGACACGCCATGGgatacttgagagagagagagagatgaactcTCCTCCATCTACTTTAGCACCTTAAGGAAGAAGACCGTGCGAACAACAGAAGTGAAAGGCTCACGCGACTTGCCTGTGCGTTTACCGCACACCAGACGGGTATCCAAGAGGCCCAAAAATTGGTAAAGTGACCCAAAATCATCTAAATCGCCATCTCTTGTTCTCACGCAGGTGAGCAGAACCCACGGACGAGTCACGTAAAGGCAAAGGAAACGGGATTGGGAACACGCACAGCGGCGCTTACCGCACGCTAGAAGGCGTCAAAGGGGCGCCCGATAATTTATAATCGTTCAAATTTCTGTTTCTTATTCTCACTCGATGTGATCTTAAGGACAATAAATAAAAGATTACGGAAACCTGCGGTGCCCTTACCGCACACCAGATTGGGGTGAAAGAAGcccaaaaaatttaaaatggGCTCATATAGTGAAATTTTCGTTTGCCTACTCTCACCGGAGGTGATCAGAATCATCGTCATAGGAAACAAACATAAAGGTCCCGATACCAAACGGTGTATATACCGTCGACCAAACTGATGCCAAAGAGCCCGAAAAAATTCAAAATCGTTCCAAATCGTCCAAATTTCGGTTTCCTAATCTCACCTACGGTGATCAGAATCCAGTCGTCCGGCCACCCGGGCCTTCGGACCCCGCAATCGACCGCCAATGGCAATGCAAGTAGGCCGTCGCGGTAGAAACATAAGTTCGAAGATCGTCGGGTATCCGTGATCCGTTCACCATCGACGACGACGGGAAGGGATGCCGTCCGATTCAGAATCCAACAGTTACCATTTCTTATTGGatccaagcaagtttttctcccatCATAATTCATACGGTTAAAAAAaagtcccctcccctcccctcccctccccgtgagaaattaaattttagttcttttaaacaaaaaataaaataaaataaaataaaattaaaagggTTCATAGCTGATCggaatctttatatatatatatataattacataaACTAACATGCCTTTACGTTTATAATATCTATCTATCATTCATATCATAATGATAAGCTATTTGAAAATTAAATTCTATGTCAAGGAGGCATTATATTTCTGGATCGTTTCGTAGATACGTCTATTTGTTTGTATGTGCATAGTATGTAGCACATTTATCTTATTTTTCTGTATCATTGTGCAGATGCATCTCGATACGAATGTTACTACCATCGAAACCATGGAACATAAATAATTGATAAAAGAAGGTAACTATCTATCGTTACAACGTTTATGTATAGCTTTGGTTGGACATATGTTAATTCGTATAACAAAGTAATTCTTCAGCTAATTGTACTCTATTTCTTTCTGATAGTAAATCAATAACACTGATATATGTACATAGTATAAATTAATTATAACAACAAATAGTAGACAATTAACATAAAGTGCCAAGAATACCAAATAATAAATTTATGTTTAATTCAAGGATATATATTACCAGGCAGCACATCACCAACTTCTCATCCtggtacagaaaaaaaaaaaagaaatatatatatatcaaaacatCCGTATTCTAGTTGGAAAaagatatatatgcatatgtataaaaTCTGGGCCTGACTAATTTCCCTGCAAGAGTGAGAATCCAGATCATGATAACAGTGTTAAAGAGTGTTTACCAGTTCCTTGCTAATTTGTTTTTATGCATACCTGAAGATAACTCGTCCTACTTCCAAACTGCTACGGTAATCAACATCTTCGACCTCAAAACTGCTACGGTGATGGTGGTTGGGATGCCTACTTCCAAACTCGGAGCATCGAAGCAGAGTACAGAAAACTTAGCATCCGAGTGTGAGTTGTCTTTACGAGGATTTGGCTGATAAGTATAACAAATTTGTTAAGGACATTACTTATGAAAGACAAAATAGTACATAGACTCACCACTACTATCGTCGTTGGCGTGCTCACCACTAAGCACCTTGATGAAACTACAGAATTTACATTCCACACTGATCCATGCAGCCGCTGAGCTTGCTATTTCAAACTGCACAGAGAGAGAATTGCATTACTGCTTAGTGCTTACGAGAACCAGATTGCATACGAAGAAGAGCGACAGTATTGGTATTAACCGTAATAAAATGCTTCTTATGATTGCATTGAGACGTGGCTTTCACTTGCAATCACCTACCTCCACCCTTCTCTCGATGCCTCTAGGTCACAGCACAGTGTTATTATAGCAAACACACAATTTGATATGCACACTGAGATTAAAGTTGTTTTGATGCCATGTATGGTATGGAAACTTAATTTGCCACATCTAATATCATCGTTGTTAATACCCATTGAGAAAGCAAGATGGAGAACAAACATGATTAACGTTTACAACACTCCACGTCAGACTAGTGCTCAAGTCGCCACTGTTTATGAGTGTCAGCATGCTTTGTCAAAACCTAAATATTGAAACCTAACCTTGCCAAGGACAATGACTAAAATGAAGCTTTTTGGTCAGGAATACTTCTTTAGTACAACTAATAATATTCGGCAACCTATTAAAATTACCAAAAATGCAAGTCAACAGAAACAAAAGGTTCAAGATACTATAATACTGACTACATATTGTTTACTGACTACTATAATACTCTATAAACAGAAAGTTGGTTCTAACTCTTTCAGTGATACAAAGGCTCCAACATATCATTTCCAATTATTTTAGAGAATCCAGGCTTAAAGATGCATAGATTGGGTAAGCAACCACCCACTCCAAGCATGCCTTAAatgaaaatttatatatcaagggGTCTGTAACCCATATTTGGCCCATATGATGTCAGCCTAAACAGATAGATCAGGCAAACAAGAAATTTATAGATCTAAGGTCCCTCACAGCAAGGTGACCCATTCATTTGGGACaagttttttgtatttttttttttaaatgtctaTTTGGGACATGTTACAGTAACCTATTGATCAGATGGTGCATGCTCCTTTTCAATATTAAACAAGGACGATATCCTTTTAAATATGTTAAAGCTTTAACAGCCCCTAGACAAATATCTTTTGGTGTTTATGATTGCATTTTACAGTGTATAAATAGTAAACTAGGTAACTGACATGATTCTATTTTTCGTGTTGACTAACTTGTTAATAATGTTTTTCTTTTCCATAGTTTTAGTATATCTTGGACGTTGGACGTTATCTTTAATACAATTGAACATCGTATCGAGGAGTTTCTCTAGCAAAAGGATTTCAATACCATAAATATGCATCTCATTACACAGGAGAAAGTCATCCTACCTAAAATCAAGGGGGTTTAGGGACTCATGACTTGCacatcaccaaaattttctttgAGGAGAGAATGTAATGTACTTATTATCTGAACCAGGAGAAGCGGCTCTGTATTTGTGTTATACTTCTTCCCAGGGGAGTTGGTGCTAGAAACTcctattaaaaaatatagaaATGCTTCATTCAGGGTTGCTTAAATTTATTGATTGTGGAACTATCAACATCTTATGAAATAATTGGCTTTATCAGATCCCTATTGCTTTGAATCTTACCTTTTCCTAACATGAATATGGATGCAGATCCTATTCACGTAGCTAATATTTATCAATTTGGAAGCTGGATTAAAAAgtatatatgcataattttgctCCAAGGCTCTGAATAGAATCTCGGTGATAGACTATCTCATGTTTCTACCGATGACATATGGTTACGGAAGCCAAATTCTAAGTGAGTTGCCATGGTTAAACGTACTTATAATTTTTCAGGGAGGGTTAGATGTGTCTTTCGAAACTTGTAGTTGCCGAAGAGGTAACTTTTGTTGGATAAGGCCTACAACATGCTGTTGGATAAGATCTCCAGAAGATACATGTTGAATCGGAAGATACATGATTCCTATGCAGCATTATcagagactctctctctctctctctctctctcgttcagaAAACTAATACACTTCACTGTCAAGAAGGGAAAGACAACAGCGCGAGAGAAAAAGGGCAGAAATTACCTGAAATTAACGAAGGGCAGCAGATGGAAGCGAGATCGGAGCGTAGCGAGCATCGGAGACGCTGATGAGCTTCGTCGCCAAGGATTTTCCAAATTGATCGACGAGAGAAGGACTATGACTTCAATACCGGATTCTTGAAATGAATCGGGCGGGAACGATTCCTGATTTAGGGTTTTTCTCGGGGTATGGCATTGGGAGAAGGGATTCGGGGAGGGTGAGAGGTGGGTTTCGAAGGCAGCAGGGGAGACCAGAGGAAGTAATCGCCGTCGCAGTGGCCGATGCTTCGATCTATGGAGCGATCGGATTTGAACGAGGAGCGCATACGAAGGCAGCGTCGTTTTCGGGGAACTCTTCGAAAAGGGCCTCCTCCTTCCATTGTTTCTAATTTAAGTCCCCAGTTTGGGTGAAATGTAAATATGAGAAATAAAGTGGAGTACAAAAGTAATATTTTACGACAAATTGAACCAAACCGGCTCCGTCCGGTCTGAATAAAGACCAAAGGCTCGACCGCTTCCTAATTCTTAATCCCGTCCACTATATAAGCGACAATGCGCAGTTCGATTCGCCAACGCGCCGAGAGTTCCCGAGGTTAGGGTTTCGTCTCTCCCATCTCTTCCCGAGCTCGAAGCGGCGGCGATGGCGACGGCGGCGGTGGAGTCGGTTCAGTGCTTCGGAAGGAAGAAGACGGCTGTGGCGGTGGCGCACTGCAAGGGCGGCCGCGGGCTGATCAAGGTGAACGGCGTCCCGATCGAGCTGGTGAAGCCGGAGATCCTCCGCCTGAAGGCGTTCGAGCCCATCCTCCTCCTCGGGCGGCAGCGCTTCATGGGCGTCGACATCCGCATCCGCGTCCGGGGCGGCGGAAAGACCTCCCAGATCTACGCCATACGCCAGAGTATCGCCAAGGCCCTTGTAGCCTACCACCAGAAGTACGTTGACGAGCAGTCCAAGAAGGAGATTAAGGACATCCTCGGTCGCTACGATCGCACCCTCCTTGTAGCCGACCCCCGCCGATGCGAGCCCAAGAAGTTCGGTGGTCGCGGCGCACGCGCTCGGTTCCAGAAGTCGTACCGTTAGCTCCGAGGGGttctgcaatctgtctttcctcgGAAAGTTTCGACCTTTCATGCTTTTCTTTTATCGTTGGCTCTCCAGTTCATTTTCGTTCTGGATTTTTATTATTCTTATGATTGTGAGGAAACTTCCCTTATTAGATTCGATTATGTGATTTAGATTATTACTGGCTCTTTCCTGGATTATGCAATTTGGTCAAACTATGTCATACAATATTTAGCCCTGAATGTTTCGTTTTCTTGATAGTACTTGCATGTGGCACTTGCGGTTGCTGAGTACTTGATCAATGTCTTCTATCGATGGGCTGATTGCCTATCGCTTTGAAGCAGGAGGCAGGCATTGACATTATCAAAtggtgtcttattggatgtatgcAAAAGTACATATATTATGTTTTCACAAACAATTTtggttttttgtctactttctccATGTACTTTATCGTAAAAGATAACTACAGTGGAAGCTAACCTGGAGCTTGGAAAGGGTGAGCATTTAAGCAGGAAGGTTTAATTTCATTCGGGCCTCTCTCATTGTTATTTTAACTGGTACCACAAGGCTTCTTGTCTCTGGTAATCATTTTGTCAGAGATGTCATCTCTTGTTATGGCTTCCGCCTATAAGTGGTTATACATGTAGTGTAGCTTATTTACTGAATTTTACTGTATACACTGGAGTCCGAGACCATTTTATTAAGATTTGCACTTAGCAAGCCATCAAGGTAGAATGCGACATCCGACCATGTAATTAGTTGTGCTTTTTAAGTCAGGCATTAGATAGTTTTAATGGAATACTGGAGAACATGAAACTCTTATGGGAGAGTTCATGAGCTTTGGTAGGTTAGAGTACATTATTTGTTATAGTTGCATGACACATATTTAATAAATTTCATGAATGATTCTCATAATCAAAACTTGCTGAGCAAATATTAGGTCATTATATTTCTGTAATTTGATGA
Protein-coding sequences here:
- the LOC103976721 gene encoding 4-alpha-glucanotransferase DPE1, chloroplastic/amyloplastic gives rise to the protein MALSQVAFALPPGVLAAFITPRRTAALSLPARPIRSSSAERSRRRSRRRSHDRRPMAYATAVANAVRTGEDLPEDYDTRFPAVDPRRRRRAGVLLHPTSLPGPHGIGDLGDEAIRFLDWLHAAGASVWQVLPLVPPGRKSREDGSPYSGQDANCGNTLLISLIELVQDGLLMKNELPESMDVEHVDFKTVEDLKDPLIAKAAKRLLLSQGELKQQLNDFRKDPGISTWLEDAALFAAIDHNVNAFSWNEWPNPLKNRHLGALEDVYRKHEDFIDIFVAQQFLFQRQWQKVRQHARKLGIKIIGDMPIYVGYHSADVWANRKSFLLDRSGFPILVSGVPPDAFSETGQLWGSPLYDWRAMEENGFAWWIKRINRALDLYDEFRIDHFRGFSGFWAVPSESKVAMCGRWKAGPGKAFFDAVFEAVGDIDIIAEDLGVITEDVVQLRKDIDAPGMAILQFGFGSDADNPHLPHNHEPQQVVYTGTHDNDTVLGWWGNLGEEEKYTVQKYLSFAEGTGISWSLIQCAMSSVARTAIVPMPDILGLGSSARMNIPATQLGNWKWRIPSSMSFDNLKPEAEKLKGLIAMYNRL
- the LOC103976720 gene encoding universal stress protein PHOS34; amino-acid sequence: MACQRNVGMAVDFSACSKAALRWASDNFVRGGDRVVLLHVNSCFQNEQGMAHLWQRAGSPFIPLDEFADPLIGKQYGVTPDSETLEILRHMANQRGVEVVAKIYYGDPKALLCEAIDKIPLHCLVVGSRGLSKLKRALLGSVSSYVVSNSACPVTVVKQ
- the LOC103976719 gene encoding small ribosomal subunit protein uS9, whose protein sequence is MATAAVESVQCFGRKKTAVAVAHCKGGRGLIKVNGVPIELVKPEILRLKAFEPILLLGRQRFMGVDIRIRVRGGGKTSQIYAIRQSIAKALVAYHQKYVDEQSKKEIKDILGRYDRTLLVADPRRCEPKKFGGRGARARFQKSYR